A window of Paenibacillus sp. 19GGS1-52 contains these coding sequences:
- a CDS encoding organic hydroperoxide resistance protein: MKALYTAVATVHGGREGSVESSDGALKHDLKMPKELGGPGGLGTNPEQLFAAGYGACYESALANIARKEGVKLQDVEVTANVSIGKDESDGGFLLAVRLDVKLPGIERGIAEGLAKKAHDFCPYSKATRGNIEVELNIVE, from the coding sequence ATGAAAGCCTTGTATACAGCAGTAGCAACCGTCCACGGTGGACGCGAAGGTTCCGTGGAATCTTCAGATGGCGCTTTGAAGCATGATCTAAAAATGCCTAAAGAACTAGGCGGTCCCGGTGGTTTGGGTACTAATCCAGAGCAGTTGTTCGCTGCAGGATATGGAGCTTGTTATGAAAGTGCCTTGGCTAATATCGCCCGCAAAGAGGGTGTGAAGCTGCAGGATGTAGAAGTGACTGCTAATGTGTCGATAGGCAAGGATGAGAGCGATGGCGGCTTTTTACTGGCTGTAAGATTAGATGTGAAGCTGCCGGGCATTGAACGCGGGATTGCCGAGGGATTGGCGAAGAAGGCTCATGATTTCTGCCCCTATTCCAAAGCCACAAGAGGTAATATTGAGGTTGAATTAAACATTGTAGAGTAG
- a CDS encoding helix-turn-helix domain-containing protein produces the protein MQSIYERIEYLIKQKGITKKSFCEQLNISTGNMGDWKRGKSTPGTHKLIEISAFFDVSLDWIILGKNTTEILRENRENYFFEHIGQLNCQNAELLPKEKEFIKEYIAFTEYRKRKAADENS, from the coding sequence ATGCAATCCATATACGAGCGTATAGAGTACTTGATTAAACAAAAAGGCATTACCAAGAAATCATTTTGTGAGCAGTTAAATATCAGTACAGGTAACATGGGAGATTGGAAACGCGGAAAGTCTACTCCGGGTACACATAAGTTGATTGAGATTAGCGCCTTTTTCGATGTCAGTCTTGACTGGATTATTCTCGGCAAGAATACAACGGAAATTTTGCGTGAGAACAGGGAAAATTATTTTTTTGAACACATAGGGCAATTGAATTGCCAAAATGCTGAATTGCTTCCCAAAGAGAAGGAATTTATTAAGGAGTACATAGCTTTCACTGAATACCGTAAGCGTAAAGCGGCGGATGAGAATTCCTGA
- a CDS encoding thiol-disulfide oxidoreductase DCC family protein translates to MNEEQIEGKSIILIDGVCHLCQGLVRFIIPHDPKGHFMFAPLQNEVSQRLLNAGGLKPDELSTVVLLEKGVYYTESAAVLRIARRLRFPYPVAYVFILVPRPLRNALYRLVARNRYRWFGRDEQCSLPTPENRRRFL, encoded by the coding sequence TTGAATGAAGAACAGATCGAAGGTAAATCAATCATATTGATAGACGGTGTATGCCATCTTTGCCAGGGTTTGGTTCGTTTCATTATTCCACATGATCCCAAAGGCCATTTTATGTTCGCACCTTTACAGAACGAGGTATCTCAAAGGCTACTGAATGCCGGGGGGCTGAAGCCGGACGAATTGAGCACAGTGGTGCTGTTAGAAAAAGGCGTGTATTACACGGAGTCTGCTGCCGTGCTGCGGATAGCCCGCAGGCTGCGTTTTCCGTATCCTGTTGCTTATGTATTCATACTTGTTCCTCGACCGCTGCGCAACGCGCTTTACAGGCTTGTAGCAAGGAACCGTTACCGCTGGTTCGGACGTGATGAGCAGTGTTCGCTGCCAACACCGGAGAACCGACGAAGATTTCTATAG
- a CDS encoding glutathione peroxidase produces MSIYDFEANTLRGEEESLSKYKGKVLLVVNTASKCGFTPQYKGLQEVYEKFKDRGFEVLGFPSNQFADQEPGSSDEISEFCEINYGVTFPMYEKIDVKGNEAHPLFEYLSKEAPGILGSKSVKWNFTKFLVDQEGHVLKRFAPKTTPDQIEADIAKLLNK; encoded by the coding sequence ATGAGTATTTATGATTTTGAAGCCAACACCCTGCGTGGCGAAGAAGAATCGTTGTCCAAGTACAAAGGCAAAGTATTGCTCGTTGTGAACACCGCCAGCAAATGTGGATTTACTCCCCAATACAAAGGTCTCCAAGAAGTATACGAAAAATTCAAAGACCGTGGGTTCGAAGTACTCGGCTTTCCTAGCAACCAATTTGCAGACCAAGAGCCTGGGAGCAGTGATGAAATTTCAGAATTCTGTGAAATCAATTATGGTGTAACCTTTCCGATGTACGAGAAGATTGATGTAAAGGGCAATGAGGCTCATCCTTTATTCGAATATTTATCTAAAGAAGCCCCTGGAATCCTTGGCTCGAAGAGCGTCAAATGGAACTTCACCAAATTTCTGGTTGATCAGGAAGGTCACGTTCTGAAACGCTTTGCTCCAAAAACAACACCGGATCAGATCGAAGCCGATATCGCTAAACTACTGAATAAATAA
- a CDS encoding DUF6526 family protein → MDKRKRNGFMRFDWSYHFVTLPLALILLIWSAIHLYFVLQDGGELTVSVLLFISSLCLVFAAGRIRKYATKSQDRIVRMEEQFRYYRLTGGTLSTKLSLAQIIALRYAGDDEFPALCQRAVVEQMKPEDILSAVQNWREDSMRV, encoded by the coding sequence ATGGACAAAAGAAAACGAAACGGATTTATGCGCTTTGATTGGTCATATCATTTTGTAACCTTGCCACTCGCACTTATTCTATTGATTTGGTCTGCGATACATCTGTATTTCGTACTTCAGGATGGTGGAGAATTAACGGTGTCAGTGCTGCTGTTCATCTCTTCCTTATGCTTAGTGTTCGCTGCGGGCCGCATTCGCAAGTATGCTACCAAGAGTCAGGACCGTATTGTGAGAATGGAAGAGCAGTTTCGCTATTACCGACTCACTGGAGGTACGCTCAGCACTAAGCTTAGTCTTGCCCAGATTATTGCATTGCGCTATGCGGGCGATGATGAATTTCCTGCATTGTGTCAGCGAGCAGTAGTGGAACAGATGAAACCCGAAGACATCCTCTCTGCTGTGCAGAACTGGCGGGAAGATTCGATGCGAGTGTAA
- a CDS encoding ABC transporter substrate-binding protein, protein MKKIGAIILTTVLTAALVAGCGNNTDNNKAANGGNSTAETIKIGMDVELSGGQASFGDSALKGAKLAVKEINDAGGVLGKQIELIEADNASKSEEATRAAQKLITTNKVVAIIGSTTSTNTLGIVPVAQEKGIPLVSSSATNPKVTVDERTGKLNEWVFRASFIDPFQGQVMANYATDTLKAKTAVIYTDTSSDYSKGLQTFFKETFLKNGGTILSEESYQQKDSDFKAVLTRIKESNPDVIYLPGYYEEVGKILKQAREMGITVPFMGGDGWDSPQLVEIAGADALNNTFMSNHYSPEDSAPEVKSFVDAFKAANSDLVPDGMAALGYDAVKLVVDGIKRADSTEPTKLRDALAATKDLQLATGKITMNETHDPVKAAVVLKFVDGKQTFEAKVNP, encoded by the coding sequence ATGAAGAAAATCGGGGCCATTATCTTGACAACGGTGCTGACTGCCGCTTTGGTAGCAGGCTGTGGCAACAACACAGATAACAACAAGGCTGCAAACGGTGGAAATTCCACTGCAGAGACAATCAAGATTGGGATGGATGTTGAGCTTTCAGGCGGTCAAGCTTCTTTCGGCGACTCCGCACTCAAAGGGGCCAAACTTGCGGTTAAAGAAATTAATGACGCAGGTGGAGTACTCGGCAAGCAAATTGAACTGATTGAAGCGGATAATGCTTCCAAGTCTGAAGAAGCGACACGTGCAGCACAAAAGCTGATTACAACCAATAAAGTTGTAGCCATCATTGGATCGACTACATCTACGAATACACTCGGAATTGTACCTGTTGCGCAGGAAAAGGGAATTCCGTTGGTCAGTTCTTCGGCCACCAATCCAAAAGTAACTGTTGACGAACGTACAGGAAAATTGAATGAATGGGTATTCCGCGCTTCCTTTATCGATCCGTTCCAAGGACAAGTAATGGCTAACTATGCTACAGACACACTTAAAGCTAAAACGGCTGTAATCTACACCGATACTTCAAGTGACTACTCTAAAGGTCTGCAAACCTTCTTTAAAGAAACATTCTTGAAAAATGGTGGTACGATCTTAAGTGAAGAGTCTTATCAACAAAAGGATTCTGACTTTAAAGCCGTATTGACTCGTATTAAAGAATCGAACCCTGATGTTATTTACCTACCTGGTTACTATGAAGAGGTTGGTAAGATTCTGAAGCAAGCACGTGAAATGGGCATTACCGTTCCATTTATGGGTGGCGATGGTTGGGATTCTCCACAACTGGTGGAAATTGCCGGAGCAGATGCGCTCAATAATACGTTCATGTCCAATCACTATTCCCCTGAAGATAGTGCACCTGAAGTTAAATCATTCGTTGACGCATTCAAGGCTGCTAATAGCGATCTCGTCCCAGATGGCATGGCTGCACTTGGATATGATGCTGTGAAGCTAGTCGTTGATGGTATCAAACGCGCTGATTCCACAGAGCCTACGAAGCTGAGAGATGCACTAGCTGCTACGAAAGATCTGCAATTGGCTACTGGTAAAATCACAATGAACGAAACGCATGACCCAGTTAAAGCAGCTGTAGTTCTGAAGTTTGTTGATGGTAAACAAACATTCGAAGCTAAAGTTAATCCGTAA
- a CDS encoding DUF1304 domain-containing protein yields the protein MLISIILVSIIAAIHIYIVYLEMFMWATPKGMKTFGTTEQVAKDSKSLAFNQGLYNGFLAAGLIWGLLYPDAVAGRHIQLFFLACVLIAGIVGSLTAKKSIIYVQALPALVAIIAVLFQW from the coding sequence ATGTTAATAAGCATTATCTTAGTTAGTATTATTGCAGCAATACATATTTATATCGTATATCTGGAGATGTTTATGTGGGCTACACCTAAAGGCATGAAGACCTTCGGTACTACGGAACAAGTAGCCAAAGATTCGAAGTCGCTTGCTTTTAACCAAGGGTTGTACAATGGATTTCTTGCTGCGGGATTAATCTGGGGTTTGTTGTATCCGGATGCTGTTGCCGGAAGACATATTCAATTATTTTTCCTTGCTTGTGTACTGATTGCAGGTATTGTGGGCAGTCTGACTGCCAAGAAATCGATCATTTACGTGCAGGCATTACCAGCCCTAGTTGCGATAATTGCCGTCCTTTTTCAATGGTAG
- a CDS encoding XRE family transcriptional regulator yields MNVKRPITPYGWVIKQRLTELHLDQKDFCQLYGIPTYRLSNVIHGTRRAERYRRQIAELLGLPPS; encoded by the coding sequence TTGAACGTCAAACGCCCTATAACCCCATACGGCTGGGTAATCAAGCAACGCCTGACAGAGTTACATCTGGATCAGAAGGATTTTTGCCAGTTATACGGAATTCCCACTTATCGCTTGTCCAATGTAATTCATGGAACACGTAGAGCCGAGCGCTATCGCCGCCAGATCGCAGAGCTTTTGGGCCTTCCCCCATCTTAG